From Bufo gargarizans isolate SCDJY-AF-19 chromosome 10, ASM1485885v1, whole genome shotgun sequence, the proteins below share one genomic window:
- the LOC122920372 gene encoding brain-derived neurotrophic factor codes for MTILFLTMVISYFSCMKAAPMKEASVRGQSGLAYPGLRTHGTLESIGGPMGSSRGGGLPSLTDTFEHVIEELLEEEQNLRQSEENKDSDMYSSRVMLSTQVPLEPPLLFLLEEYKNYLDAANMSMRVRRHSDPARRGELSVCDSISEWVTAADKKTAIDMAGQTVTVLEKVPVPKGQLKQYFYETKCNPMGYMKEGCRGIDKRYWNSQCRTTQSYVRALTMDSKKKVGWRFIRIDTSCVCTLTIKRGR; via the coding sequence ATGACCATCCTTTTCCTTACTATGGTTATTTCATACTTCAGTTGCATGAAAGCTGCCCCTATGAAAGAAGCCAGTGTCAGAGGACAAAGTGGCCTGGCCTATCCGGGTCTTCGGACCCATGGTACTCTGGAAAGCATAGGTGGGCCAATGGGTAGTTCAAGAGGAGGTGGACTTCCATCCCTGACAGATACCTTTGAACATGTCATAGAAGAACTCCTAGAAGAGGAACAAAACTTAAGGCAGAGTGAGGAGAACAAGGACTCAGATATGTATTCATCAAGGGTTATGCTGAGCACTCAAGTGCCTTTGGAGCCCCCTTTGCTTTTTCTTCTTGAGGAGTATAAAAATTACCTGGATGCTGCAAACATGTCCATGAGGGTACGACGCCACTCAGACCCAGCCAGGCGCGGGGAATTGAGCGTATGTGACAGTATTAGCGAGTGGGTGACTGCGGCAGACAAGAAAACGGCGATAGATATGGCGGGTCAAACAGTTACTGTTCTTGAAAAAGTCCCAGTACCCAAGGGTCAACTGAAACAATATTTCTATGAGACCAAATGCAATCCCATGGGCTACATGAAGGAAGGTTGCAGGGGCATCGACAAGAGGTACTGGAACTCGCAATGCCGAACTACCCAGTCTTATGTGCGTGCTCTCACCATGGATAGCAAAAAGAAAGTTGGTTGGCGCTTTATCAGAATAGACACTTCTTGTGTATGCACACTGACCATAAAAAGAGGAAGATAG